Proteins encoded within one genomic window of Terriglobales bacterium:
- a CDS encoding aspartate carbamoyltransferase catalytic subunit, with product MSTFARGSLLGIEHLQAEEILQVLRLARRMQRGQPRPLLRGKRVGLVFYEASTRTRTSFEVAAKSLGAMTIVVHSSGSSIEKGESLLDTGYTLHAVGLDLLVFRHPNAGAPHLVAAHLDIPVINAGDGMHEHPTQALLDAYTLMRHLKDLRGKRLAIIGDIYHSRVARSNIHLLSKFGVQLTLCGPPEFVPEVAVTLARGLRITRHLEEAIRGADAIMLLRVQKERLAEMSFDVGEYIARYQLNAARLRLAKRDAVVMHPGPIIRGMEISSDVADSPQSLIREEVHNGVAVRMAVLARAMGKAK from the coding sequence ATGAGTACTTTTGCGCGGGGATCGCTGCTCGGAATCGAACATCTGCAAGCGGAAGAAATTCTTCAAGTACTCCGCCTGGCACGACGCATGCAACGTGGCCAGCCTCGGCCGCTGTTGCGCGGCAAGCGCGTGGGGCTGGTGTTTTATGAGGCTTCCACCCGCACCCGAACTTCCTTCGAAGTCGCTGCCAAATCCTTGGGCGCAATGACGATCGTCGTGCACTCAAGCGGCTCCAGCATCGAAAAGGGCGAATCGCTTCTCGATACCGGCTATACCTTGCACGCTGTCGGGCTTGATCTGCTGGTTTTTCGGCACCCTAACGCCGGCGCGCCTCACTTGGTTGCTGCTCACCTTGATATTCCGGTGATCAATGCCGGCGATGGTATGCACGAGCATCCTACGCAGGCGTTGCTCGATGCGTACACCCTGATGCGCCACCTGAAAGACCTGCGCGGCAAGCGCCTAGCCATCATTGGAGACATCTACCACAGCCGCGTCGCGCGCTCGAACATCCATCTCTTGAGCAAGTTTGGAGTGCAGCTCACGCTGTGCGGGCCACCGGAGTTTGTGCCCGAAGTGGCTGTCACGCTCGCGCGCGGGCTGCGCATCACCCGGCACCTGGAGGAAGCCATCCGTGGCGCGGATGCGATCATGCTGCTGCGCGTGCAGAAAGAACGTTTGGCGGAGATGTCGTTTGATGTTGGCGAATATATTGCGCGCTACCAGTTGAATGCTGCACGCTTGCGACTGGCCAAACGCGATGCGGTAGTGATGCATCCGGGGCCGATCATCCGTGGGATGGAAATAAGCAGCGATGTGGCAGACTCCCCACAATCGCTCATTCGTGAGGAAGTCCACAACGGGGTAGCGGTGCGCATGGCGGTACTGGCCCGGGCCATGGGAAAAGCAAAATAG
- a CDS encoding hydantoinase B/oxoprolinase family protein, producing the protein MKRSDPVELEVFKNIFHSIAEEMGAALRRTAFSPNIKERRDYSCAVFEADGQVVAMGDHMPVHLGSMPMSVRAAIDSLQLGPGDVAMLNDPFRGGTHLPDITLVAAFYFDPKRRVPGRVGQSPATASKPSFYVASRAHHADIGGAYAGSMGLCREIYQEGLRIPPVRLVRSGNVDPDVLAMVLSNVRTPGEREGDLSAQIAACHTGLERLKEICGRYGRDRVRDAASGLLEYSERMMRAFLAEVPSGTYRAEDFLDDDGVSGKPVRIAATINVHGGRGRHWVTVDFTGTDQQVEGSINAVEAITWSACFYVFRCLLSEDVPATAGLMRPIKVVAPLGSVVNAKPPAAVAGGNVETSQRIVDVLLRALAQAIPGRIPAASSGTMNNLTIGGINPRTRTPFAYYETIAGGMGARPTKPGVSGVHTHMTNSLNTPAEALEYAYPLRVTRYSLRKNSGGNGKQRGGDGIVREIEVLGQADVTLLADRRRFSPYGLDGGGPGAAGAGEIIRKDGGREPLPGKASARLQPGDRVRIESPGGGGFGAARRVGD; encoded by the coding sequence ATGAAGCGCAGCGATCCAGTCGAGCTCGAAGTTTTCAAAAATATTTTTCACTCCATCGCCGAGGAAATGGGCGCCGCGTTGCGCCGTACCGCTTTTTCGCCAAATATAAAAGAGCGGCGTGACTACTCCTGCGCAGTATTCGAAGCTGACGGGCAGGTGGTCGCAATGGGAGATCACATGCCCGTGCATTTGGGATCGATGCCGATGTCAGTACGAGCTGCGATTGATAGCCTGCAGCTCGGGCCAGGCGATGTGGCGATGCTCAATGATCCTTTTCGCGGCGGCACACATCTGCCTGACATCACCCTGGTCGCAGCGTTCTACTTCGACCCGAAGCGGCGGGTTCCCGGGCGCGTCGGCCAAAGCCCTGCAACGGCAAGCAAGCCGTCCTTCTACGTGGCTTCACGCGCGCATCACGCGGATATTGGAGGCGCTTATGCGGGCTCCATGGGACTCTGCCGCGAGATTTATCAGGAAGGATTGCGCATTCCGCCGGTGCGGTTGGTGCGCAGCGGGAATGTCGATCCGGACGTGCTTGCGATGGTGCTCAGCAACGTCCGCACGCCAGGCGAGCGCGAAGGTGACTTGTCGGCGCAGATTGCTGCATGCCATACCGGTCTCGAACGGCTCAAAGAAATCTGCGGGCGTTATGGACGGGATCGGGTGCGCGACGCAGCAAGTGGTCTGCTGGAGTATTCCGAACGCATGATGCGCGCTTTTCTCGCGGAAGTGCCCAGTGGGACCTACCGTGCAGAGGACTTTCTCGATGATGATGGGGTGAGCGGCAAGCCGGTGCGCATTGCCGCGACGATAAACGTTCACGGCGGCCGAGGACGCCACTGGGTAACAGTAGATTTCACCGGAACTGATCAGCAAGTGGAAGGCAGCATCAATGCAGTCGAGGCGATCACCTGGTCAGCGTGCTTTTATGTATTTCGTTGTCTGCTGTCCGAAGACGTGCCGGCGACCGCCGGTTTGATGCGGCCAATCAAGGTCGTTGCTCCACTCGGCAGCGTGGTGAATGCGAAACCGCCAGCCGCAGTCGCGGGCGGAAACGTAGAAACTTCTCAGCGCATCGTGGACGTGCTACTCCGAGCGCTGGCGCAGGCCATCCCCGGGCGCATACCAGCCGCCTCGTCAGGAACGATGAATAATCTCACTATCGGCGGCATAAACCCGCGCACGAGAACACCATTCGCGTACTACGAAACCATTGCTGGTGGGATGGGCGCGCGACCTACGAAGCCGGGGGTTTCCGGTGTGCACACCCACATGACCAATTCGCTTAACACGCCCGCGGAAGCGCTGGAGTACGCGTACCCGTTGCGCGTGACCCGCTACAGTTTGAGAAAGAACTCTGGAGGAAATGGCAAGCAGCGAGGCGGTGATGGCATTGTGCGCGAGATCGAGGTGCTGGGCCAGGCAGACGTAACCTTGCTCGCTGATCGCCGGAGGTTTTCGCCGTACGGTCTGGACGGAGGCGGCCCAGGAGCCGCTGGAGCGGGAGAAATTATTCGCAAGGATGGCGGGCGCGAGCCACTGCCCGGCAAGGCCAGTGCTCGACTGCAACCTGGTGACCGCGTTCGCATCGAATCGCCCGGCGGAGGAGGATTCGGTGCGGCCCGAAGAGTGGGTGATTGA
- a CDS encoding glycine C-acetyltransferase, with the protein MPTQTSTRPQLAYLTDQLDELKRKGTYFRLRVLEDEQAPVCTFDGKRVINLASNNYLGLTTHPKLREAALAATRKYGAGSGAVRTIAGTMRIHMELEEKIARFKNVEACVVFQSGFAANAGTVSAILGKEDFIISDELNHASIIDGARLSRATIKVFRHKDATHAEELLKEVAHKPGHKLLITDGVFSMDGDIGPLPALCELAEKYGAIMMVDDAHASGVLGRNGRGTIDHFNVHGRVDVQVGTLSKAIGALGGYVCGSRDLIEFLYHRARPFLFSTSHPPSVAATCIAAFDVLEQEPERIEKLWENTGFWKKELGGLGFNIGGVNTPASETPITPIIIGDGKLTMDFSRELFNEGVLGTGIAFPTVPEGKSRIRTIMTATHTREQLAQALDVLKRVGKKMGIIS; encoded by the coding sequence ATGCCGACTCAAACTTCGACGCGTCCCCAACTCGCGTATCTCACCGATCAGCTCGATGAGCTGAAGCGCAAGGGCACCTACTTCCGCCTGCGCGTCCTCGAAGACGAGCAGGCGCCGGTGTGCACGTTTGATGGCAAGCGGGTGATCAACCTCGCTTCCAACAACTACCTGGGGCTGACTACCCATCCCAAGTTGCGGGAGGCGGCGCTCGCGGCGACGCGCAAGTACGGCGCAGGCTCCGGCGCGGTGCGCACGATTGCGGGAACGATGCGTATCCACATGGAGCTCGAGGAGAAGATCGCACGGTTCAAAAACGTGGAAGCTTGTGTGGTGTTCCAGTCCGGATTCGCGGCGAATGCTGGCACGGTCTCGGCGATTCTGGGAAAAGAAGACTTCATCATCTCCGATGAGCTGAATCATGCAAGCATCATCGACGGCGCACGGCTCTCACGCGCCACCATCAAGGTATTCCGCCATAAAGATGCGACGCATGCCGAGGAACTACTGAAGGAAGTTGCGCACAAACCCGGCCACAAGCTGCTGATTACTGACGGCGTGTTCTCCATGGACGGCGATATCGGGCCGCTGCCCGCGTTGTGTGAGCTGGCCGAGAAATACGGTGCCATCATGATGGTGGACGACGCTCATGCCTCCGGGGTTCTCGGCCGCAATGGGCGCGGGACTATCGATCACTTCAACGTGCATGGACGCGTGGATGTGCAGGTGGGGACGCTCTCGAAAGCGATCGGCGCCTTGGGCGGTTACGTTTGCGGATCGCGCGACCTCATTGAATTTCTGTACCATCGGGCGCGGCCGTTTTTGTTCTCGACCTCGCATCCGCCATCGGTCGCGGCCACGTGCATCGCGGCCTTTGATGTTCTGGAGCAGGAGCCGGAGCGCATCGAGAAACTTTGGGAGAACACTGGCTTCTGGAAAAAAGAGCTGGGTGGTTTGGGTTTCAACATCGGTGGCGTGAATACGCCTGCCAGTGAAACTCCGATCACCCCCATCATTATTGGCGACGGCAAGCTCACCATGGATTTCTCGCGCGAGCTGTTCAACGAAGGCGTGCTGGGGACGGGAATCGCGTTCCCTACCGTTCCTGAGGGCAAGTCACGAATTCGTACCATCATGACCGCAACTCACACCAGAGAGCAGTTAGCGCAAGCTCTGGATGTGTTGAAACGGGTGGGAAAAAAGATGGGAATTATCTCGTGA
- a CDS encoding dihydroorotase yields MPKPKSAPSRESSRRNEPSLLIYGGRVVDPAARVDTEMDLLLRDGRVAEIAPAKKLRGSAEEKFDARGLIVAPGFIDLHVHLREPGQAYKETIASGTAAAAAGGFTSVCAMPNTVPVNDSPEITTWMRQPERGAVVNVFPIAAATLGSRGERLTDFRALQQAGAIAFTDDGRPILDDALMREALRLSAEIHSVVIQHAEDTRLTAGCSMHEGPTAFRLGLRGMTADAEAGIVERDVQLAQATGGRYHVAHLSTAEALKAVRRGKRNRAQVTCEVTPHHFTLIDEDVGEYDTNCKMNPPLRSAADREALLVALADGTVDAIATDHAPHAAHEKEVEFERAAFGVIGLETAVGLALTRLHRDRGVPLTRIVDLFSAGPARVLGLRRGSLQRGFPADVTILDPKKRWSYDVSKSRSLARNTPFNQRQFTGKVLATIVEGKIVYRAD; encoded by the coding sequence ATGCCAAAGCCTAAATCAGCACCGTCCCGCGAAAGCTCGCGCCGCAATGAGCCATCGCTGCTGATCTACGGTGGTCGGGTGGTCGATCCCGCCGCACGGGTGGACACCGAAATGGATCTGCTGCTGCGCGACGGTCGCGTGGCTGAAATCGCGCCAGCGAAGAAATTGCGCGGCTCTGCCGAGGAAAAGTTTGACGCTCGCGGTCTGATCGTCGCGCCGGGGTTCATTGACCTGCACGTGCACCTGCGCGAACCCGGCCAGGCGTATAAGGAAACCATCGCCAGCGGTACGGCAGCCGCGGCTGCCGGTGGATTCACCTCAGTTTGTGCCATGCCAAACACGGTTCCGGTGAACGATTCGCCGGAAATCACTACTTGGATGAGGCAGCCGGAGCGTGGCGCCGTGGTAAACGTTTTTCCCATAGCTGCCGCCACCCTGGGCAGCCGTGGCGAACGCCTGACGGACTTCCGCGCGCTGCAGCAAGCGGGCGCCATCGCATTCACCGACGATGGCAGGCCGATTCTCGATGACGCTCTCATGCGCGAGGCGCTGCGGCTCTCGGCGGAAATTCACTCTGTAGTCATCCAGCATGCCGAAGACACTCGCCTGACGGCGGGTTGCTCAATGCATGAAGGGCCAACGGCATTCCGTTTGGGCCTGCGCGGAATGACTGCCGACGCCGAGGCTGGCATCGTGGAACGTGACGTCCAGCTGGCGCAGGCGACGGGGGGGCGTTATCACGTTGCCCACCTGTCTACCGCGGAAGCATTGAAGGCGGTGCGCCGCGGCAAACGCAACCGGGCGCAGGTGACGTGCGAAGTCACGCCGCACCACTTTACGTTGATTGATGAAGATGTTGGCGAGTACGACACGAATTGCAAAATGAATCCCCCGCTGCGCTCTGCCGCAGATCGCGAAGCATTGCTGGTCGCGCTCGCCGATGGCACGGTTGACGCCATAGCAACAGACCACGCGCCGCACGCCGCGCACGAAAAGGAGGTGGAGTTCGAGCGCGCCGCCTTCGGGGTAATTGGCCTCGAAACTGCAGTCGGCTTGGCCCTCACCCGCCTGCACCGGGATCGAGGTGTGCCACTCACGCGAATAGTGGACCTGTTCTCGGCCGGGCCGGCGCGAGTGCTGGGCTTGCGCCGTGGCAGTCTGCAGCGCGGCTTTCCCGCCGACGTCACTATTCTCGATCCGAAGAAACGCTGGAGCTACGATGTTTCGAAGTCGCGCTCGCTGGCTCGCAACACGCCATTCAACCAGCGGCAATTTACTGGGAAAGTGCTGGCGACGATCGTGGAAGGTAAGATTGTTTATCGCGCAGATTGA
- a CDS encoding MerR family transcriptional regulator → MSVAIKKKSDKVKSLDPIIPDKLYFRIGEVADICKLPTYVLRFWETEFPQLKPGKSGTGQRMYRRRDVENVLRIRKLLYEDGFTISGARQQIRVEAKATSKVQAPLPFPRRQTSELKRVRQGLREILGMLSARR, encoded by the coding sequence ATGAGCGTTGCCATAAAGAAGAAGAGCGACAAGGTGAAGTCCCTCGACCCCATAATCCCCGACAAACTTTATTTCCGGATCGGTGAGGTGGCAGACATTTGCAAGCTGCCCACGTATGTTCTGCGCTTCTGGGAAACCGAGTTCCCTCAGCTCAAACCTGGCAAGAGCGGTACCGGACAGCGCATGTACCGCCGTCGCGACGTAGAAAACGTGTTGCGAATCCGCAAGCTGCTCTATGAAGACGGATTCACCATCTCGGGAGCACGCCAGCAGATTCGTGTGGAGGCCAAGGCGACCAGTAAAGTTCAGGCTCCGCTTCCATTTCCTCGCCGCCAGACCAGCGAATTAAAACGTGTCCGGCAGGGCTTACGCGAGATACTGGGTATGCTCTCCGCGCGCCGCTAG
- the pyrR gene encoding bifunctional pyr operon transcriptional regulator/uracil phosphoribosyltransferase PyrR, which yields MPVIASPAYDAGSMTANPIPRAPKLREKAQLMSSSEIERTLIRLAHEIVEKNNGVDRLALIGIKRRGVPLAQRLGKLIHRIERKSIPVGELDITFYRDDLSTVDVKPMVQPTKLEFSVTDLDVVLVDDVLYTGRTTRAAMDALFVHGRPRRVQLCVLIDRGHRELPVEASFVGRMVQTSDNEIIEVKLREIDNAEKVLLVEKEPD from the coding sequence TTGCCCGTCATTGCTTCGCCCGCGTATGATGCCGGTTCGATGACTGCCAACCCCATTCCCCGTGCTCCTAAGCTACGCGAGAAGGCGCAGCTGATGTCGTCCTCTGAGATCGAGCGCACCCTCATCCGCCTCGCCCATGAAATTGTGGAGAAGAATAATGGCGTAGACAGGCTAGCGTTGATTGGGATTAAACGGCGGGGGGTGCCCCTGGCCCAGCGGCTAGGTAAGCTGATTCATCGCATTGAGCGAAAATCCATACCAGTCGGCGAACTGGACATCACTTTCTATCGCGATGACCTCTCCACGGTTGACGTGAAACCGATGGTACAGCCTACCAAGCTTGAATTTTCAGTTACGGACTTGGACGTGGTACTGGTGGATGACGTTCTCTACACCGGCCGCACCACCCGCGCTGCTATGGACGCGCTCTTCGTGCATGGACGCCCGCGCCGGGTGCAACTCTGCGTGCTCATCGATCGCGGCCATCGCGAGCTCCCCGTTGAGGCCAGTTTCGTGGGGCGAATGGTCCAGACTTCGGACAACGAAATCATCGAAGTAAAGCTGCGCGAAATCGACAACGCCGAAAAAGTCTTATTAGTGGAAAAAGAGCCTGACTGA
- the tdh gene encoding L-threonine 3-dehydrogenase, which yields MPETMLAVVKPEPKPGAEIRDVAIPKIGPTDVLVKVKVASVCGTDLHIYNWDPWAQRRIHPPLIPGHEFCGVVAAVGNEVTTVKEGDFVSAEMHVACGKCLQCRTGDAHICQFVKIIGVDADGAFAEYVRIPESNIWKLDPAIPQEYASILDPLGNAVHAVLAGEIAAKTVAITGCGPIGLFSIAVARAVGATTIFAIEVNEHRRQLARAMKADSVLDPNSDDVRTSVMDATGGLGVDVVLEMAGHPDAIRTAFNIVRRGGRISLLGLTSKPISLNFSEDIIFKGITVQGINGRRMYQTWYQMQALLKAGKLDLHPVITDRISMRDFSKGMERLKTGEASKILLYPNGVK from the coding sequence ATGCCCGAAACCATGCTGGCCGTGGTGAAGCCCGAGCCCAAGCCGGGAGCGGAAATCCGCGATGTTGCAATTCCGAAGATCGGGCCCACGGACGTGCTGGTCAAAGTAAAGGTTGCGTCGGTATGCGGCACCGACCTTCACATCTACAACTGGGATCCCTGGGCACAACGTCGCATTCACCCTCCGCTCATTCCCGGGCACGAGTTTTGCGGAGTCGTAGCGGCCGTTGGCAACGAAGTCACTACGGTCAAGGAAGGTGATTTCGTCTCGGCGGAGATGCACGTGGCCTGCGGCAAGTGCTTGCAGTGCCGCACCGGCGATGCCCACATTTGTCAGTTCGTGAAGATCATCGGCGTGGATGCCGATGGCGCCTTCGCAGAGTATGTGCGCATTCCGGAGTCGAATATCTGGAAGCTCGATCCGGCGATTCCGCAGGAGTATGCATCAATACTCGACCCGCTCGGCAATGCCGTGCACGCCGTGCTCGCGGGAGAGATCGCAGCAAAGACGGTCGCCATCACGGGCTGCGGGCCGATCGGACTGTTTTCGATCGCTGTGGCGCGTGCGGTGGGTGCGACCACGATTTTCGCTATTGAGGTGAACGAGCATCGGCGCCAACTGGCGCGGGCCATGAAGGCCGACTCCGTGCTCGATCCGAACTCCGATGACGTCCGAACATCGGTGATGGACGCCACCGGCGGCCTCGGCGTTGACGTGGTGCTGGAGATGGCCGGCCATCCCGACGCCATCCGAACAGCGTTCAACATCGTGCGACGCGGCGGGCGCATCTCCCTCCTCGGCCTGACCTCTAAGCCCATCTCGCTGAACTTTTCCGAAGACATCATTTTTAAAGGCATCACGGTGCAGGGCATCAATGGCCGCCGCATGTACCAGACTTGGTATCAAATGCAGGCGCTGCTCAAGGCCGGCAAATTGGATTTGCATCCCGTGATCACCGACCGCATTTCCATGCGCGATTTCAGCAAAGGCATGGAGCGGCTGAAAACCGGCGAGGCATCAAAGATTTTGTTGTACCCGAACGGAGTGAAGTGA